From Pseudarthrobacter equi, a single genomic window includes:
- a CDS encoding heme o synthase: MTATVSTTDTPLNASRASGPGFARKAKAYLALTKPRVIELLLVSTLPTMIYAERGFPSIGLILATLVGGAFAAGSAGAFNCYIDRDIDKLMARTENRPLVTGEVTPREALVFSWLLGAAAIAILWFGANPLSAWLGLGAIFFYVVIYTIILKRRTAQNIVWGGAAGCFPVLIAWAAVTNSVEWPAIILFMVIFLWTPPHYWPLSMRYGEDYRNAKVPMLGAIAGAKVVSVQVVLYAWAMVACSLLMVPAGGAGWVYTVTAVLAGAWFLYESHALYNRAQREDIPDKRAMKVFHGSISYLTLLFIALAVDPFIGPAVIGG, encoded by the coding sequence GTGACTGCCACCGTGAGCACAACAGATACGCCGCTGAACGCTTCCCGGGCCTCCGGCCCAGGGTTTGCCCGTAAGGCCAAGGCGTATCTCGCCCTCACCAAACCGCGCGTCATTGAACTGCTGCTGGTCAGTACGCTGCCCACCATGATTTATGCAGAGCGGGGTTTCCCGTCCATCGGCCTGATCCTGGCCACACTGGTAGGTGGTGCGTTCGCCGCGGGCAGCGCCGGCGCGTTCAACTGCTACATCGACCGCGACATCGACAAACTGATGGCCCGTACCGAAAACCGGCCCCTGGTCACCGGGGAAGTCACCCCCCGCGAAGCGCTGGTTTTTTCGTGGCTGCTGGGCGCTGCGGCCATCGCCATCCTGTGGTTTGGCGCCAACCCGCTGTCGGCCTGGCTCGGGCTTGGAGCCATCTTCTTCTACGTCGTGATCTACACGATTATCCTGAAGCGGCGCACGGCCCAGAACATTGTCTGGGGCGGGGCAGCCGGCTGTTTCCCGGTGCTGATTGCCTGGGCCGCCGTCACCAACTCGGTGGAATGGCCGGCCATCATCCTCTTCATGGTGATCTTCCTCTGGACGCCGCCGCACTACTGGCCGCTGTCCATGCGTTACGGCGAGGACTACCGCAACGCCAAGGTGCCCATGCTTGGAGCCATTGCCGGCGCCAAGGTGGTGTCCGTGCAGGTGGTCCTGTACGCCTGGGCCATGGTGGCCTGTTCGCTGCTGATGGTCCCGGCCGGCGGCGCCGGGTGGGTTTACACGGTCACTGCCGTGCTGGCCGGTGCCTGGTTCCTCTATGAGTCGCACGCCCTCTACAACCGCGCCCAGCGTGAGGACATCCCGGACAAGCGGGCCATGAAGGTCTTCCACGGCTCCATCAGCTACCTCACCCTGCTGTTCATTGCCCTGGCCGTGGATCCCTTCATCGGACCTGCTGTCATCGGCGGCTAG
- a CDS encoding SulP family inorganic anion transporter, which translates to MTPGPATTTASNHSPPGGQRGRANRFRPFLSNLGADVPASLVVFLVALPLSLGIAAASGAPIMAGLIAAAVGGIVAGSLGGAPLQVSGPAAGLTVIVAGLVQEFGWQATCAITAAAGVVQLLLGVSRVGRAALAVSPVVVKAMLAGIGVTIMVQQIHVLLGSGPAGSAIENLANLPAAITNVEIHAALLGLTVVIILVAWKHLPAAVRKIPGPLAAVAAVTALSVPLAPGVERISFSGSMLDAVALPALPEGNWRAIAFAVLSMALIASIESLLSAVAVDKMHSGPRTNLNKELMGQGTANILSGALGGLPVTGVIVRSATNVEAGAKSRTSAILHGVWILIFSALFAGMIQLIPLSVLAGLLLVIGAKLIKVADIRTSRRTGDLLIYVVTLFCVVFLNLLEGVLIGLALAAASVLWRVLRAAIRVHEPVAPSSAWRITIAGSCSFFALPRLNRVLHSVPAGNAVVVELNADYVDHAFRESLVAWRDQYLAAGGFVELEEHGNTLFQDAEHRAPQRQDARELPLPPRNSRTADGADDCDRRGSERLPAVLAGISKYHRRFADQVRPLVEDLAEQQHPDTLFVACVDSRVNPNLITSSGPGDLLTLRNIGNVVCHDGQDASIDSALSFAVKGLEVNTIVVCGHSNCGAMKAVIADAEGAGNPGLGSGFDAWLEHARPSYLELLADHPVARAAAEAGYCRLDQLGMVNVAVQLSKLDNHPVVGPAIAAGEVQATGLFYDIATARVVLVTPHGIEALDPAQALVQATGAAAG; encoded by the coding sequence ATGACGCCCGGCCCAGCCACAACAACAGCCTCCAACCACAGTCCGCCCGGAGGGCAGCGCGGCCGAGCCAACCGCTTCCGGCCTTTCCTGTCGAACCTGGGTGCGGACGTGCCCGCCTCCCTGGTCGTGTTCCTCGTGGCGCTGCCACTGTCCCTCGGGATCGCCGCTGCCTCCGGTGCGCCGATCATGGCCGGACTCATCGCCGCAGCCGTCGGCGGCATCGTCGCCGGCAGCCTGGGCGGCGCTCCGCTGCAGGTCAGTGGGCCGGCCGCCGGCCTGACAGTAATTGTTGCCGGCCTGGTCCAGGAATTCGGCTGGCAGGCCACCTGTGCCATCACCGCCGCTGCCGGCGTCGTACAACTCCTGCTCGGCGTGAGCCGGGTGGGGAGGGCTGCACTGGCGGTCTCGCCAGTGGTGGTCAAGGCGATGCTCGCCGGCATCGGCGTGACCATCATGGTCCAGCAGATCCATGTGCTGCTCGGCTCCGGCCCGGCAGGCTCCGCCATCGAAAACCTCGCCAACCTCCCGGCGGCCATCACCAACGTCGAGATCCATGCGGCTCTGCTGGGGCTCACCGTGGTGATCATCCTGGTGGCCTGGAAGCACCTGCCCGCCGCCGTACGGAAAATCCCCGGCCCGCTGGCCGCTGTTGCTGCCGTCACCGCGTTGTCGGTGCCGCTGGCGCCGGGCGTTGAACGGATCTCCTTCTCGGGCTCGATGCTGGACGCTGTGGCCTTGCCGGCACTGCCCGAAGGAAACTGGCGGGCCATAGCCTTCGCTGTCCTCTCGATGGCGCTCATCGCCAGTATCGAATCGCTCCTGTCGGCTGTCGCCGTGGACAAGATGCACTCCGGCCCGCGGACCAACCTCAACAAGGAGCTGATGGGCCAGGGAACGGCCAACATTCTCTCCGGTGCCCTGGGCGGGCTTCCGGTCACGGGCGTCATTGTCCGCAGCGCCACCAACGTGGAAGCAGGTGCCAAGTCACGGACCTCGGCCATCCTTCACGGCGTGTGGATCCTCATCTTCTCGGCACTCTTCGCCGGCATGATCCAGCTCATCCCGCTCTCGGTGCTGGCAGGTCTGCTCCTGGTCATCGGGGCCAAGCTGATCAAGGTTGCCGACATCCGAACCAGCCGGCGCACCGGTGACCTGCTGATCTACGTCGTGACCCTCTTCTGCGTCGTCTTCCTCAACCTGCTGGAGGGCGTGCTCATCGGCCTGGCACTTGCCGCGGCCAGCGTGCTGTGGCGCGTCCTGCGCGCGGCCATCCGCGTACACGAGCCGGTCGCGCCGTCGTCGGCCTGGCGGATCACCATCGCCGGATCGTGCAGCTTCTTCGCCCTGCCGCGCCTGAACCGCGTACTGCACTCGGTGCCCGCAGGGAACGCGGTGGTGGTTGAACTCAACGCCGATTACGTGGACCACGCCTTCCGTGAATCCCTGGTGGCCTGGCGCGACCAGTACCTGGCCGCCGGCGGCTTCGTCGAACTTGAGGAACACGGAAACACGCTGTTCCAGGACGCCGAGCACAGGGCACCGCAGCGGCAGGACGCCCGCGAGCTTCCCCTGCCGCCGCGCAACTCCCGGACCGCGGACGGCGCTGATGACTGTGACCGGCGCGGCAGTGAACGGTTGCCGGCAGTCCTGGCGGGAATCAGCAAGTACCACCGGCGCTTCGCTGACCAGGTCCGTCCCCTGGTGGAGGACCTCGCGGAGCAGCAGCATCCGGATACGCTCTTCGTGGCGTGCGTCGATTCGAGGGTCAACCCCAACCTCATCACCAGCAGCGGCCCGGGCGACCTCCTGACGCTCCGCAACATCGGTAATGTGGTGTGCCATGACGGCCAGGACGCCTCCATTGACTCGGCGTTGTCGTTCGCGGTCAAGGGCCTCGAGGTGAACACCATTGTGGTGTGCGGGCACTCGAACTGCGGTGCCATGAAGGCTGTCATCGCCGACGCCGAAGGCGCCGGGAACCCGGGACTGGGTAGCGGGTTCGACGCCTGGCTGGAGCATGCCCGTCCCAGCTACCTTGAACTGCTGGCGGACCACCCCGTGGCGCGGGCCGCTGCGGAAGCGGGCTACTGCCGCCTCGACCAGCTGGGCATGGTCAATGTGGCAGTCCAGCTCAGCAAGCTCGACAACCACCCGGTGGTTGGTCCCGCCATTGCCGCCGGGGAAGTACAGGCCACCGGGCTTTTCTACGACATCGCCACGGCCCGCGTGGTCCTGGTGACGCCGCACGGCATCGAGGCCCTGGATCCAGCCCAAGCCCTGGTACAGGCCACGGGCGCGGCAGCCGGCTGA
- a CDS encoding COX15/CtaA family protein, which translates to MSTASRLPQFAGRLASRLPRTVDARVRRLAVASLIGQTLLVVTGGAVRLTASGLGCPTWPRCTDTSLVNTAEMGIHGFIEFGNRLLTFALAAVAALMLVYLWNLRKERRDLFLLALGLLASIPAQAVIGGITVLTGLNPWVVGLHFLVSMALVVFATLLVNRAYGRTGRYMTVSLRALPGTLRPVTSAVALFSALAVMLGVVVTGAGPHAGDADAPRNGLDWDLFSHIHAVPAYLVTAGSLVALVLVLTRRIAGPFRTAVFGLLGVTVLQAVIGFTQYYNGIPALLVGAHMLGAALLMATATNAWDVARSSPVE; encoded by the coding sequence GTGAGCACGGCTTCGCGCCTCCCCCAGTTCGCCGGCCGCCTGGCATCGCGGCTTCCCCGCACAGTCGACGCCAGAGTGCGCCGCCTGGCCGTGGCCTCCCTGATCGGGCAGACGCTGCTGGTGGTGACCGGTGGCGCCGTGCGGCTGACGGCGTCGGGCCTGGGCTGCCCCACCTGGCCGCGCTGCACCGACACCTCGCTGGTCAACACGGCGGAAATGGGCATCCACGGCTTCATCGAGTTCGGCAACCGGCTCCTGACGTTCGCCCTCGCCGCCGTGGCGGCCCTCATGCTGGTGTATTTGTGGAACCTCCGCAAGGAACGCCGGGACCTTTTCCTGCTGGCGCTCGGCCTCCTGGCCAGCATCCCCGCCCAGGCCGTCATTGGCGGGATCACCGTCCTCACAGGCCTCAACCCGTGGGTGGTGGGCCTGCACTTCCTGGTGTCCATGGCCCTGGTGGTCTTCGCCACCCTGCTGGTCAACAGGGCCTACGGCCGCACCGGGCGATACATGACGGTCTCCCTGCGCGCACTGCCGGGGACACTGCGTCCGGTGACGTCCGCCGTCGCGCTTTTCTCCGCCCTGGCCGTGATGCTGGGCGTGGTGGTCACCGGAGCAGGACCGCACGCCGGTGACGCGGATGCACCGCGGAACGGCCTGGACTGGGATCTTTTCTCGCACATCCACGCCGTTCCGGCCTACCTGGTGACAGCGGGTTCCCTGGTGGCGCTTGTCCTGGTGCTGACGCGCCGCATTGCCGGTCCCTTCCGGACTGCAGTGTTCGGCCTGCTCGGGGTCACGGTCCTGCAGGCGGTTATCGGTTTCACCCAGTATTACAACGGCATTCCGGCCCTGCTGGTGGGCGCCCACATGCTGGGAGCCGCGCTGCTGATGGCTACGGCCACGAATGCCTGGGACGTCGCCAGGTCCAGCCCAGTGGAGTAA
- a CDS encoding ABC transporter permease: MNGTGTAAGSAPGNGLAEVAGGRQHPASLLRRVLLQGKYEALTMLRNGEQLILAVVLPLLALVGLTVTPFLDGLGPSRVNVAVPGILALCAMSTAFTGQGIATGFDRRYGVLRFLSTTPLGRGGLIAGKVLSVLVVLCLQIVVVSAVAFALGWQPVAAGWLPGLVLLVLGAAAFTSLGLLVAGTVRPEATLAITNLLWILLGAMGGIVIPADRLPALAQSIVHFLPSGALGESLRDAFLHGALNGGAALILVLWTAIAGAAAIRWFKWN; this comes from the coding sequence ATGAACGGGACCGGTACTGCCGCGGGCAGCGCTCCCGGGAACGGCCTGGCGGAAGTAGCCGGTGGCCGCCAGCACCCTGCCTCCCTGCTTCGGCGCGTGCTCCTGCAGGGCAAATATGAAGCCCTCACCATGCTGCGGAACGGTGAACAGCTGATCCTCGCCGTGGTGCTGCCGCTGCTTGCCCTGGTTGGCCTCACCGTCACGCCCTTCCTTGACGGCCTGGGTCCGAGCCGCGTCAACGTGGCCGTTCCGGGCATCCTGGCCCTGTGCGCCATGTCCACGGCCTTCACCGGCCAGGGCATCGCAACAGGCTTCGACCGCCGCTACGGCGTGCTCCGTTTCCTCTCCACCACCCCTCTTGGCCGCGGCGGCCTGATTGCGGGCAAAGTCCTCTCGGTGCTGGTGGTGCTGTGCCTGCAGATCGTGGTGGTATCGGCAGTGGCGTTTGCCTTGGGCTGGCAGCCCGTTGCTGCGGGCTGGCTGCCCGGCCTTGTCCTGCTGGTCCTGGGTGCGGCGGCGTTCACGTCACTGGGCCTGCTGGTTGCCGGTACCGTCCGCCCGGAGGCAACGCTGGCCATCACCAACCTGCTGTGGATCCTGCTGGGTGCCATGGGAGGAATCGTGATTCCGGCTGACAGACTTCCTGCACTGGCACAATCCATTGTGCATTTCCTGCCATCCGGCGCGTTGGGTGAATCCCTTCGCGATGCTTTCCTTCATGGCGCCCTGAACGGCGGGGCCGCCCTCATCCTGGTGCTCTGGACGGCGATTGCCGGGGCAGCAGCCATCCGTTGGTTCAAGTGGAATTGA
- a CDS encoding ABC transporter ATP-binding protein: MRSPQSPVLSISGLVKDVGPLASLDGKMLRVVSDVSLIAGRGEVTALLGPNGAGKTTTLECAQGLQRRSGGTISLLGEDPASAGAALRSRVGVMLQDGGLPPSAKPVPLLRHIAGLYANPWPVEDLVERLGIDTFSRTGVRRLSGGQKQRLALAAALVGRPEVLFLDEPSAGLDPQSRALVFDLISELRSSGMGIILTTHLMDDAQRLADYVYIIDGGRNVAEGTVQQLLQREPAVDSGADHVRTLVFEAQPGLDVSAVLPASIAVAETRAGSYSVTGALTPGHLAALAAWWEAKGIMPAAMSLQARSLEDVFLDISGKDIR, encoded by the coding sequence GTGCGATCCCCCCAATCCCCCGTCCTGTCCATCAGTGGACTCGTTAAGGACGTCGGCCCGCTGGCCAGCCTGGACGGAAAGATGCTGAGGGTGGTCAGCGATGTCTCGCTGATCGCCGGGCGTGGCGAGGTGACGGCCCTGCTGGGACCCAACGGCGCCGGAAAGACCACCACGCTCGAATGCGCGCAGGGCCTCCAGCGGCGCAGTGGCGGAACCATCAGCCTCCTCGGCGAAGATCCTGCCTCTGCCGGGGCAGCCCTGCGCTCCCGTGTCGGCGTGATGCTCCAGGATGGCGGCCTCCCGCCGTCGGCCAAGCCTGTGCCGCTGCTGCGGCACATCGCCGGCCTGTACGCGAACCCCTGGCCCGTGGAGGACCTGGTGGAGAGGCTGGGCATCGATACCTTCAGCCGCACCGGCGTGCGGAGGCTGTCCGGCGGACAAAAGCAGCGGCTTGCCCTCGCGGCGGCCCTGGTGGGCAGGCCCGAAGTCCTCTTCCTCGACGAACCGAGCGCCGGGCTGGACCCGCAGTCCCGCGCCCTCGTCTTCGACCTCATCTCCGAGCTTCGCAGCAGCGGAATGGGCATCATCCTCACTACCCACCTGATGGACGATGCGCAGCGCCTGGCCGACTACGTTTACATCATCGACGGCGGCCGCAACGTCGCCGAAGGAACAGTGCAGCAGCTCCTGCAGCGCGAACCGGCCGTTGACAGCGGGGCGGACCACGTCCGGACGCTGGTGTTCGAAGCGCAGCCCGGCCTGGACGTTTCCGCTGTACTCCCAGCCTCCATCGCCGTCGCCGAGACCCGCGCGGGCAGCTATTCCGTGACCGGTGCACTCACTCCGGGACACCTCGCGGCACTGGCTGCCTGGTGGGAAGCGAAGGGCATCATGCCCGCCGCCATGAGCCTGCAGGCGCGTAGCCTTGAAGACGTCTTCCTGGACATCTCTGGAAAGGACATTCGATGA
- a CDS encoding helix-turn-helix transcriptional regulator, with protein MYSVSNATAVPIAGHGAAQAQEGRTQTVPGPVADADERTRDRVLSAVLEHGPVSAAELGDMLGFTPAAVRRHLDHLSRAGIIEVKRVARAGAGAGRPARRYVLSSEGQSSLGNDYLDIAALALQQLQKAAGPDAVRAFAEERFADMERRYAPEIDKAGPDIADRARALAEALSRDNFVASAASIEAKAPLPAALSSVQLCQGHCPIQQLAARFPVFCDVETEVFSRLVGVDVRRLSTLARGGHVCTTHIPTGRLSAPGPTRPSAAPASLNEVTNHQQERP; from the coding sequence GTGTATTCCGTGAGCAATGCTACTGCTGTGCCTATCGCCGGGCACGGGGCCGCGCAGGCCCAGGAAGGGCGCACCCAAACGGTGCCCGGTCCCGTGGCTGACGCCGATGAGCGCACCCGCGACCGCGTGCTCTCGGCTGTCCTGGAACACGGACCGGTCAGCGCGGCCGAGCTTGGCGACATGCTGGGATTCACTCCGGCGGCAGTCCGCCGGCACCTCGACCATTTATCCCGTGCCGGCATCATCGAAGTCAAGAGGGTGGCCAGGGCCGGAGCGGGCGCCGGGCGCCCCGCACGCCGTTACGTCCTCAGTTCCGAAGGCCAGTCGAGCCTGGGCAACGACTACCTGGACATTGCCGCGCTGGCACTCCAGCAGCTCCAGAAAGCGGCCGGACCGGATGCCGTCCGTGCCTTCGCCGAAGAGCGCTTCGCTGACATGGAGCGGCGCTACGCCCCCGAAATCGACAAGGCAGGTCCGGACATCGCTGACCGGGCCAGGGCCCTTGCCGAGGCACTCAGCCGGGACAACTTCGTTGCGTCCGCAGCCTCCATCGAAGCCAAGGCGCCACTGCCGGCCGCGCTCTCCAGCGTCCAGCTGTGCCAGGGCCACTGCCCCATCCAGCAACTCGCCGCCCGCTTCCCGGTGTTCTGCGACGTGGAAACCGAAGTGTTTTCACGGCTGGTGGGCGTCGACGTGCGCCGCCTGTCCACACTGGCCCGCGGCGGGCACGTCTGCACCACCCACATTCCCACAGGCAGGCTGTCTGCGCCCGGGCCCACAAGGCCGTCCGCAGCCCCCGCCAGCCTGAACGAAGTAACAAACCATCAGCAAGAAAGGCCGTGA
- the sufB gene encoding Fe-S cluster assembly protein SufB, translating into MTDQLSEKAVAENTVISEILEKNPELHGIGNYEYGWADKNDVGANARRGLDEEVVRDISAKKSEPEWMLDLRLKGLKYFDRKPMPTWGADLSGIDFDNIKYFVRSTEKQATSWEELPEDIKNTYDKLGIPEAEKQRLVSGVAAQYESEVVYHQLREDLEKQGVIFLDTDTALKEHPEIFQEYFGTIIPVGDNKFASLNTAVWSGGSFVYVPKGVHVDIPLQAYFRINTENMGQFERTLIIADEDSYVHYIEGCTAPIYTSDSLHSAVVEIVVKKGARVRYTTIQNWSNNVYNLVTKRAVCEAGGTMEWVDGNIGSKVTMKYPAVYLVGEHAKGETLSIAFAGEGQHQDTGSKMVHIAPNTKSSIISKSVARGGGRAAYRGLVQVREGAKHSANTVRCDALLVDTISRSDTYPYIDIREDDVQLGHEATVSRVSEEQLFYLMSRGMPEDEAMAMIVRGFIEPIARELPMEYALELNRLIELQMEGSVG; encoded by the coding sequence ATGACGGACCAACTATCAGAGAAAGCAGTAGCCGAAAACACTGTGATCTCGGAGATTCTGGAAAAGAATCCCGAGCTGCACGGCATCGGCAACTACGAGTACGGCTGGGCCGACAAGAACGATGTCGGCGCCAACGCACGCCGTGGACTCGACGAAGAGGTAGTCCGCGACATCTCGGCTAAGAAGAGCGAGCCCGAGTGGATGCTGGACCTTCGCCTCAAGGGGCTGAAGTACTTCGACCGCAAGCCCATGCCCACCTGGGGTGCAGACCTCTCGGGCATCGACTTCGACAACATCAAGTACTTTGTGCGCTCCACGGAGAAGCAGGCCACCAGCTGGGAGGAACTGCCCGAGGACATCAAGAACACGTACGACAAGCTCGGCATCCCCGAGGCTGAAAAGCAGCGCCTGGTTTCCGGCGTCGCTGCCCAGTACGAGTCGGAGGTTGTCTACCACCAGCTGCGTGAGGACCTTGAGAAGCAGGGCGTCATCTTCCTGGACACCGACACGGCGCTGAAGGAACACCCGGAAATCTTCCAGGAGTACTTCGGCACCATCATCCCGGTGGGCGACAACAAGTTCGCCTCGCTCAACACGGCAGTCTGGTCCGGCGGTTCCTTCGTCTACGTCCCCAAGGGCGTTCACGTGGACATCCCGCTGCAGGCCTACTTCCGCATCAACACCGAGAACATGGGCCAGTTCGAACGGACCCTGATCATCGCCGACGAGGACTCCTACGTCCACTACATCGAAGGCTGCACGGCGCCGATCTACACCTCGGATTCCCTGCACTCAGCCGTTGTGGAAATCGTGGTCAAGAAGGGCGCCCGCGTCCGCTACACCACCATCCAGAACTGGTCCAACAACGTGTACAACCTGGTGACCAAGCGCGCCGTCTGCGAAGCCGGCGGCACCATGGAATGGGTGGATGGCAACATCGGCTCCAAGGTGACCATGAAGTACCCGGCCGTGTACCTGGTGGGTGAGCACGCCAAGGGTGAAACCCTGTCCATCGCGTTCGCCGGTGAAGGCCAGCACCAGGACACCGGCTCGAAGATGGTCCACATCGCGCCCAACACCAAGAGCTCCATCATCTCCAAGTCGGTAGCCCGCGGCGGCGGCCGTGCAGCCTACCGCGGCCTGGTCCAGGTCCGCGAAGGCGCCAAGCACTCCGCCAACACCGTGCGCTGTGACGCCCTGCTGGTGGACACCATTTCGCGGTCTGACACCTACCCCTACATCGACATCCGCGAGGACGATGTACAGCTGGGACACGAGGCAACTGTTTCGCGCGTCAGCGAGGAGCAGCTGTTCTACCTCATGTCCCGCGGCATGCCCGAGGACGAGGCCATGGCCATGATCGTGCGCGGCTTCATCGAGCCGATCGCCCGTGAGCTCCCCATGGAATACGCCCTCGAGCTCAACCGCCTCATCGAACTCCAGATGGAAGGATCCGTCGGTTAA
- the sufD gene encoding Fe-S cluster assembly protein SufD: MTAEATTEKARIGAPSIAGFTEEGEHLVASKVDRHHSHGTQVMASRAERITSHDVADFALPNGREEEWRFTPVRELANLLSDTPSDAGALGVTVEGPDSFVQGALRAGEAPRGATLVPADRAAVVASANVEEAQLIRIPADAELDQPIRVVMTGNGAGRRTNTHHVIEAGANSRAVVILEHDGSADHNGNVEVFVREGAKLTVVSVQLWEDDARHLAQHDAEVSKDAVYKHIAVTLGGKIVRLNSNVRFAGEGADAELLGLYFADAGQHLEHRSFVDHNLANCKSNVLYKGALQGKGAHTVWVGDVLIQKQAEGTDSYEKNQNLVLTDGCRADSVPNLEIETGLIEGAGHASSTGRFDDEHLFYLMARGIPEDVARRLVVRGFLNEIIQQIKVPALEERLTEAVERELAATEN, translated from the coding sequence ATGACTGCCGAAGCTACTACCGAAAAGGCCCGCATCGGCGCGCCGTCAATCGCCGGTTTCACTGAGGAAGGCGAACACCTGGTCGCCTCCAAGGTGGACCGCCACCACAGCCACGGAACGCAGGTCATGGCCTCCCGCGCGGAGCGCATCACCAGCCACGACGTCGCTGACTTCGCCCTGCCCAACGGCCGCGAAGAGGAATGGCGTTTCACCCCGGTCCGCGAGCTGGCCAACCTGCTCTCGGACACGCCTTCGGACGCCGGCGCTCTCGGCGTCACCGTCGAAGGCCCGGACTCCTTCGTCCAGGGTGCCCTCCGCGCCGGCGAGGCCCCCCGCGGTGCCACACTGGTCCCCGCAGACCGTGCCGCCGTCGTCGCTTCCGCGAATGTGGAGGAGGCCCAGCTGATCCGTATTCCCGCGGACGCCGAACTGGACCAGCCCATCCGCGTGGTCATGACCGGCAACGGCGCAGGCCGCCGCACCAACACGCACCACGTCATCGAGGCCGGCGCGAACAGCCGCGCTGTGGTGATCCTGGAGCACGACGGCTCCGCCGACCACAACGGCAACGTGGAGGTCTTCGTCCGCGAAGGCGCCAAGCTGACCGTGGTCTCCGTCCAGCTCTGGGAAGACGACGCGCGCCACCTGGCCCAGCACGACGCCGAGGTTTCCAAGGACGCCGTGTACAAGCACATCGCGGTGACCCTTGGCGGCAAGATCGTCCGGCTGAACTCCAACGTCCGGTTCGCCGGCGAGGGCGCCGATGCCGAACTCCTCGGCCTCTACTTCGCCGACGCCGGACAGCACCTGGAGCACCGTTCGTTCGTTGACCACAACCTGGCCAACTGCAAGTCGAACGTCCTCTACAAGGGCGCACTGCAGGGCAAGGGCGCACACACCGTCTGGGTGGGCGACGTCCTCATCCAGAAGCAGGCCGAAGGCACCGACTCCTACGAGAAGAACCAGAACCTGGTCCTGACCGACGGCTGCCGCGCGGACTCCGTGCCCAACCTCGAAATCGAGACCGGCCTGATCGAGGGTGCCGGCCACGCCAGCTCCACCGGCCGTTTCGACGACGAGCACCTGTTCTACCTGATGGCCCGCGGCATCCCTGAGGATGTTGCCCGCCGCCTGGTGGTCCGCGGCTTCCTCAACGAGATCATCCAGCAGATCAAGGTCCCGGCACTCGAAGAGCGCCTGACCGAGGCTGTGGAACGCGAACTCGCGGCAACGGAAAACTAG
- a CDS encoding non-heme iron oxygenase ferredoxin subunit → MSGKPKGELVCSANDIKVKQALRILIDDYPVAVVRDSMGEIHAIGDTCSHADISLSEGDVEGCAIECWGHGSQFDLRSGQPLQLPAYDPVPVFAIELDGDDVYVDVTNVLNGAAVNNY, encoded by the coding sequence ATGAGTGGTAAGCCCAAGGGCGAGCTGGTGTGCAGCGCCAACGACATCAAGGTCAAGCAGGCGCTGCGCATCCTGATCGACGACTACCCGGTGGCCGTGGTCAGGGATTCGATGGGTGAAATCCACGCCATCGGCGACACCTGCTCCCACGCTGACATTTCGCTGTCCGAAGGCGACGTGGAAGGCTGCGCGATCGAATGCTGGGGCCACGGTTCCCAGTTCGACCTGCGCAGCGGCCAGCCACTCCAGCTTCCCGCCTACGATCCCGTTCCGGTGTTCGCCATAGAACTCGACGGCGACGACGTCTACGTGGATGTCACCAACGTTTTGAACGGCGCGGCAGTAAACAACTACTGA
- the sufC gene encoding Fe-S cluster assembly ATPase SufC codes for MSTLEIKDLHVSIETEQGTKEILKGVSLTIRTGETHAIMGPNGSGKSTLASTIAGHPRYTVTSGSITLDGEDVLEMSVDARARAGVFLAMQYPVEVPGVTMTNFLRTAKTAIDGEAPKLRTWTKDVKDAMGKLRIDADFAERNVNEGFSGGEKKRVEILQLELFKPKFAVLDETDSGLDVDALKIVSEGVNRAHAEGNMGTLLITHYTRILRYIKPDFVHVFVDGQVVEEGGPELADRLEEEGYDRYAKGAGTAAAPAAAQA; via the coding sequence ATGTCAACTCTTGAGATCAAGGACCTGCACGTCAGCATTGAGACGGAACAGGGCACCAAGGAGATCCTGAAGGGCGTCAGCCTCACCATCCGCACGGGTGAAACCCACGCCATCATGGGCCCCAACGGATCCGGCAAGTCCACCCTGGCCTCCACCATCGCAGGCCACCCCCGCTACACGGTCACCAGCGGTTCCATCACCCTGGACGGCGAAGACGTCCTGGAGATGAGCGTCGACGCCCGTGCCCGCGCCGGAGTCTTCCTGGCCATGCAGTACCCGGTGGAGGTTCCCGGCGTCACCATGACCAACTTCCTGCGCACCGCGAAGACCGCGATCGACGGCGAAGCACCCAAGCTCCGTACCTGGACCAAGGACGTCAAGGACGCCATGGGGAAGCTGCGCATCGACGCCGACTTCGCCGAGCGCAACGTCAACGAGGGCTTCTCCGGCGGCGAGAAGAAGCGTGTGGAGATCCTGCAGCTCGAACTCTTCAAGCCGAAGTTCGCAGTGCTGGACGAGACCGACTCCGGCCTGGACGTCGACGCGCTCAAGATCGTTTCCGAGGGCGTCAACCGCGCACACGCCGAGGGCAACATGGGCACGCTGCTCATCACCCACTACACCCGCATCCTGCGCTACATCAAGCCTGACTTCGTCCACGTCTTCGTTGACGGCCAGGTTGTCGAAGAAGGCGGCCCGGAATTGGCTGACCGCCTTGAAGAAGAGGGTTACGACCGCTACGCCAAGGGTGCCGGCACGGCCGCAGCTCCCGCAGCAGCACAGGCCTAG